A region from the Salidesulfovibrio onnuriiensis genome encodes:
- a CDS encoding IscA/HesB family protein has product MINVTESAQKQLEGYFADKESSPIRVYLASGGUAGPRLTLALDEPKDTDEVFDVAGFKFLLDKDLSEATGGIKIDMTYYGFSVDSEKPVGGGGGCSSGSCSSGSCAC; this is encoded by the coding sequence AGCTCGAAGGCTACTTCGCGGACAAAGAATCTTCCCCTATCCGGGTTTATCTCGCATCCGGCGGCTGAGCTGGCCCCAGGCTGACTCTGGCTCTGGATGAGCCTAAGGATACTGACGAGGTGTTTGATGTGGCCGGGTTCAAGTTCCTGCTGGACAAGGATCTTTCCGAAGCGACCGGCGGCATCAAGATTGACATGACCTATTACGGATTCTCCGTGGATTCCGAAAAGCCCGTGGGCGGCGGGGGAGGATGCTCCTCCGGTTCCTGCTCCAGCGGTTCCTGCGCCTGCTAG
- a CDS encoding IscA/HesB family protein: MIEVTKEAIGKLEEHFEGQDRQPIRVYVAQGGCAGPMLGLALDSAKDGDKSFDIDGFTFIAEEGLFEYTGDINIHANEHGFQVASEKQLPGGGGCGSGGCCGSSEGGCGSGCS; this comes from the coding sequence ATGATCGAAGTTACCAAGGAAGCCATTGGCAAGCTCGAAGAGCATTTCGAAGGCCAGGATCGCCAGCCCATCCGCGTTTACGTGGCCCAGGGCGGCTGCGCCGGTCCCATGCTGGGCCTGGCCCTGGACAGCGCCAAGGACGGCGACAAGTCCTTTGACATCGACGGCTTCACCTTCATTGCCGAGGAAGGCCTGTTTGAATACACCGGCGACATCAACATCCACGCCAACGAGCATGGATTCCAGGTCGCCAGCGAAAAGCAGCTTCCCGGTGGCGGCGGCTGCGGTTCCGGCGGTTGCTGCGGTTCCAGCGAAGGCGGCTGCGGTTCCGGCTGCTCCTAG